From the genome of Paracidovorax avenae:
CTGCGAGAGGGTGTCGAAGAGTGCCTCGCTCTCCTGCGGCGTGAGCACGGCCGTGGGCTCGTCCAGGATCAGGATGCGCGCGCCGCGGTAGAGCGCCTTGAGGATCTCGACGCGCTGGCGTTCGCCCACGGAAAGATCGCCCACGCGGGCGTCTGGCACCACGGGCAGGCCGAAGCGCCGCGACACCTCCAGCAGCCGGGCGCGCGCGGCGCCGCGGCGCGAGAACGGCTGCCACAGCGGCTCGCTGCCCAGCAATACGTTGTCCAGCACGCTCAGGTTGTCGGCCAGCGTGAAATGCTGGTGCACCATGCCGATGCCCGCCGCCAGCGCCGCGCGCGGCTGGCCCGGCGGCAGGGCGCGTCCGAACACTTCGATGTCGCCCGCGTCCGCCACGTAGTGCCCGAACAGGATGGACATCAGCGTGGACTTGCCCGCGCCGTTCTCGCCCAGCAGCGCCAACACCTCGCCACGCGCGAGCGTGAGCGAGATGCCGTCGTTGGCCACCAGGCTGCCGAAGCGCTTGGTGATGCCGGAAAGGCGCAGCACGGTGTCCGGCGCAGCGGCCGGTGGCGGTGCGGACATGGGGGAGGGCGGGCGTGCCGCCTTACTTCGCCGTGGACTTGGGCTGGCTGTCGTCCACCTTCACGGTGAATTTTCCAGCCAGGATCTCGGCCTCGCGCGCCTTGACCTTGGCCACCACGTCGGCCGGCACCTTCTTCTCGAACGTGCCCAGGGGCGCGAGCGACGATCCCTTGTGCTGCATCATCGAATACGGGCCGTAGTCCTCGGCCGTGAACTTGCCTGCCTTCACCAGCCCGATGGCGCGGTCCACGCTGGGCTCCATGTGCCACAGGGCGGAGGCGACCACGGTGTCGGGGTACTGCGGCTGCGTGTCGATCACGTTGCCGATGGCCAGCTTGCCCTTTTCCTTGGCCGCGTCGCTCACGCCGAAGCGCTCGGCATACAGCACGTCCGCGCCCTTGTCGATCATGGCGAAGGTGGCTTCCTTGGCCTTCGGGGGATCGAACCAGCTGTTGATGAAGGTGATGGTGAATTCCACCTTCGGATTCACCTCCTTCGCGCCGGCCATGAAGGCGTGCATCAGGCGGTTGACCTCGGGGATCGGGAAGCCGCCGACCATGCCGATCTTGTTGGTCTTCGTCATGCCGCCCGCGATCATGCCGGTGAGATAGGCGGGCTCCTGGATGTAGTTGTCGAACACGCTGAAGTTCGGCGCCTGGGGCTTGCCGGAGGACCCCATCACGAAGGCCGTCTTGGGGAAGTCCTTGGCCACCTTGCGGGCCGCGGATTCCACGCCGAACACCTCGCCGAAGATCAGCTGGTTGCCGCCGTTGGCGTACTCGCGCATCACGCGCTCGTAGTCGGCATTGGCCACGTTCTCGCTGCTCTTGTACTCGATCTCGCCGCGCGCCTCGGCCGCCTTCAGCGCCTTGTGGATGCGACTCACCCACTGCTGTTCATAGGGCACCGTGTAGATGCCCGCCACCTTGAGCCTGGCCTGGGCAAAGGCCGCCACGGGCGCGAGGCCCAGCGTCGCGGAAATGGCCAGGGAGGTGCAGAGCAGGCGGCCGGTGAAGAGGCGGCGGGAGTTCATCGCGGGTTCCTTGGATCGAAAGAGAAGTGACGTAACGAGGGATGGCGGAGTCAAGCAGAATGCGTGCCACTCGGGCTCCGCCGCCTGTCCCTCATTTGGTGCCGAAAATCCGGTCCCCCGCATCCCCCAGCCCCGGCAGGATGTAGCCGTGGTCGTTCAGCTCGCGGTCGATCGCGGCGGTGAAGATGGGCACGTCCGGGTGTGCCTTCTGCAGCGTGGCGACGCCCTCGGGCGCGGCCAGCAGGCACATGAACTTCACCGAACGCGGCTTCAGTTCCTTGAGCTTGGCGACGGCGGCCGCGGCGGAGTTGCCGGTGGCCAGCATCGGGTCCACCACGATGATGTCGCGCTCCTCCATCTCGGAGGGCATCTTGAAGTAGTACTCCACCGGCTGCAGCGTCTGCGGATCGCGGTAGAGGCCGATGTGGCCGACGCGGGCGCCCGGCACCACGGTCAGCATGCCGTCGAGGAAGCCGTTGCCCGCGCGCAGGATGGAGACGAGCACCAGCTTCTTGCCGTCGATGACCTTGCCGGTCATGGTCTCGAGCGGGGTCTCGACCTCGATGTCCGACAGCGGCATGTCGCGCGTGATCTCGTAGGCCATCAGGGTGCTCAGCTCGCCCAGCAGCCGGCGGAAGCTGTTGGTGCTGGCGTCCTTGCGGCGCATGAGGGTCAGCTTGTGCTGCACCAGCGGGTGCGTGATGACGTGGACGTTGCCGGAAGGGTTCTCGGTGCTCATGGGCGTGGGAAAGGAAGGGAACAAGGGGACAAACCCTTCAGTCTGCCAGAAACCGCGCATACCGCGGCAGATCGACGTTGCCGCCGCTGACCACGATGCCCACGCGCGCGCCCCGCAGGTCGATGCCGCCATGGTGCGCGCCGGCCAGCGCGAGCGCCCCGGTGGGCTCGACCACCATCTTCATGCGCTCGGCGAAGAACCGGAGCGCCTGGGCGAGTTGGGCGTCGGCCACGGTGACGACCTCGTGCACCAGCCGCTGGATGATCGGGAAGGTGATCTCGCCGGGCGCCTGCGTCTGCGCGCCGTCGGCGATGGTGCGGGGCGTCTCGATGCGCACGATGTGCCCGGCACGCAGCGACTGCTGCACGTCGTTGCCGGCTTCCGGCTCCACGCCGACCACCTTGCACTCCGGCGCCAGCTGTTCGGCCGCGAGCAGGCAGCCCGACAGCAGGCCGCCGCCGCCCAGGCAGACGAAGAGATAGTCCAGCCCGGG
Proteins encoded in this window:
- the upp gene encoding uracil phosphoribosyltransferase, giving the protein MSTENPSGNVHVITHPLVQHKLTLMRRKDASTNSFRRLLGELSTLMAYEITRDMPLSDIEVETPLETMTGKVIDGKKLVLVSILRAGNGFLDGMLTVVPGARVGHIGLYRDPQTLQPVEYYFKMPSEMEERDIIVVDPMLATGNSAAAAVAKLKELKPRSVKFMCLLAAPEGVATLQKAHPDVPIFTAAIDRELNDHGYILPGLGDAGDRIFGTK
- a CDS encoding BMP family protein, which codes for MNSRRLFTGRLLCTSLAISATLGLAPVAAFAQARLKVAGIYTVPYEQQWVSRIHKALKAAEARGEIEYKSSENVANADYERVMREYANGGNQLIFGEVFGVESAARKVAKDFPKTAFVMGSSGKPQAPNFSVFDNYIQEPAYLTGMIAGGMTKTNKIGMVGGFPIPEVNRLMHAFMAGAKEVNPKVEFTITFINSWFDPPKAKEATFAMIDKGADVLYAERFGVSDAAKEKGKLAIGNVIDTQPQYPDTVVASALWHMEPSVDRAIGLVKAGKFTAEDYGPYSMMQHKGSSLAPLGTFEKKVPADVVAKVKAREAEILAGKFTVKVDDSQPKSTAK